In Roseibium algicola, the DNA window AAAACGGCAACTGTCGCCATTGCCGGGCGCACGAGCGGCAGCACAAGGCGGAAGAAGATCGTGTATTCCGAGAGCCCGTCGATACGTCCGGCGTTCTTCAGATCGTCTGACACCTGCCGCATGAATTCGCTCAGGATAAAGACAGCCAGCGGCAGCCCCTGCGCCGTATAGACCAGGATCAGCGCCATCAGCGAGTTGACCAGACCGGTGGCAACCATCATTTCCAGAATGGCCACGGTGCCGATCCGGATTGGGATCATGATACCGAGTGCCAGATAAAGGCCCATCAGCATGTTGCCCTTGAAGCGGTATTCGCTCAGGGCAAAGGCCGCCATTGCCCCGAACAGCAGGATGAAGGTCAAGGACACCACAGTGACGATCATGGAGTTCTGGAAGTAGAGGAAAAAATCCCCCTGCTTCATGACCGTCTGGTAGCCGATCATCGAGAAGCTTTCGGCATCCGGCAGCGCCAGCGGTTCCCTGAAGATCGCCTTGCGGGTCTTGAAGCTGTTGACCAGGATCACGAAGACCGGGAACAGCGCGATCAGCGTATAGAGGATCAGGGCGCCGTGCATGGCGGCGGTGTTGAGCGGGTTGGTACGCGCCTTGTTCATGTGACGACCTCCCTTACAGCTGATATCTGCGCATCCGGGTCTGGATGCCGAAGAGGTAGAGACAGACGCCGATCAGGATGATCGCGAACATGGCGCTTGCGATTGCCGAGCCCATGTAGGGATCGCCCAGCTGAAGCTGGAATCCGAAGAACGTGCGGTACATGAAGGTGCCGAGAATATCGGTCGAGAAGTCCGGCCCGGCCAGCGCCCCCTGTGCCGTGTAGATCAGGTCGAAGGCGTTGAAATTGCCGACGAAGGTCAGGATCGAGATGATGCCGATGGACGGCAGGATCAGCGGCAGCTTGATCTTCCAGAAGGCCGACATGCCGGTGATGCCGTCAATTTCGCCAGCTTCCAGTATCTCTTCGGGAATGGACAGCAGCGCGGCATAGATGAGCATCATCGGGATGCCCACGAACTGCCAGACCGAAATGAGCGACAACGTGGTCAGTGCGTACTCTTCCTTGCCGAGCCAGGGCGCGAACAGGAACTTCAGACCGACGGCATCCAGCATGGACGGAGCGATGCCCCAGATCGGCGACAGGATCAGCTTCCAGGCGAAACCGACAATCACGAAGGACAGAATTGTGGGAATGAAGATCGCCGAGCGGTAGAAGGCCGCAAACCGTAGTCGCGGATGGCTGAGGATGGCCGCCAGGGCGATGCCGATCGGGTTCTGAACCAGCATATGAATGATGAAGAACCAGAAATTGTTCCCCAACGCGTTCCAGAACTGATCCGACCAGAGCGGATCGCCAAGAAGCGTGGTGAAATTCTGCAGCCCCACGAAGACGCGCTCCTGGTCAATCTTGCTGTAGAGGGCAAGACGAAGCGTGTTGAAGAGGGGAAAGATCATCACGGCCGTGTAAACAAGGACCGCTGGGGCCAGGAACACGACGATATGCCAGCGGAAGCGAGGCCTGCTCATAAAAAGCTCCGGTCAAATGCCCCGGGCAGGCAGTAGCCTGCCCGGGATATAGACGTCCCTGGGGCAGGCAGTAGCCTGCCCGGGATATAGACTTTCCTTGGGCAGGCAGAGGCTTGCCCGGGACACAAACTTCCCTTGGGCAGACAGAGGCCTGTCCAGGTCTAGAGTTCCCGGACGATGCGAACACCGCCAGGGAACCGTTTGTCATTCGTGCAGATTACTTCTGCGGCTCGTACCAGCTCGCCAGACCGTCTTGCAGCTTCTTGCCGAGTGCTTCAGGCGTTTCCGTACCCTTGATAGCGGCAGCAGATGCGCCCCAGGTTTCGTTTTCCAGGTTCGGCGTGCCACGGGAAAGGATCTGGTAGGTGGACCTGATGGTGCTTTCGCACTCGCCGCGCCAGCTGGCGAATTCCTTCGCAAGCGGATCTTCCAGTTCAACCGGCGTCTTGGACAGCGGGAAGAAGCCCGGCAGAGCGTTGCCGAAGATGGTAGCGAATTCAGGAGACGCCACCCAAGCCAGGAATTCCTTGGCCTGTTCGGGATGCTCGGTCTTGGCGTTCATGCCGATGCCAATGTCGGTATGATCGGAGATGTAGCACTTGTCGCCAGCGTTGCGGAGCGGCGGCTTGAAAGCGCCCATTTCAAAATCGGCCTGTGTGTTGAAGCCCGAAATTTCCCAGCTGCCGGCCGGATAGACCGCTGCACGGCCAAGCGTGAAAATGTTCTGGCTGTCCGGATAGGTCTGGGCCTCATAGCCATCGCCCAGGTAAGGTGCCCACTTTGCCAGCGTGGCGTAAGGGGCAACCCACTGCTCGTCGGTGAGCTTCTGCTCGCCGGCGATCAGAGCCTTGCGGCCTTCCTCACCCTTCCAGTAGTTCGGACCGATGTTGTTGTAGCCCATGGTGGCCGCTTCCCACTGGTCATTGGTGCCCATGGCCATCGGGATATAGGTGCCGTCTTCCTTGATCTTGTCGAGAGCGGCGAAGAACTCTTCCTCGGTCGTCGGGACTTCGATGCCCAGTTCGTTGAAAGCATCCTTGTTGTAGATGAAGCCGTGGATCACGGCAGCCATCGGCACACAGAAACTTGCCGAACCGTCGTCCGTCTGCCAGGCGGCCTTGGCAACGTCTGAGAAGTTGTTCATGGCGTCCATGTCGGACAAGTCCGCCAGGTGTCCGGCATCATAAAGCGCCAGCGAGGCGTCGAACGGACGGCAGGTGATCAGGTCACCCGCGGAACCGGCATCAAGCTTGGAGTTCAGTACGGCATTGTATTCTGTCGGTGCGGACGGGGTGAATTTCACCTTGATGCCCGGATGCGAGGCTTCAAAAGCCGGAATGATCTTTTCCTGCCACAGCGCCAGATCGTCGTTGCGCCAGCTTTCGATCGTCAGCGTGACATCTTCAGCAAAAGCCGTCGACGTAAAGAGCGCAGTGCTGGCCATCGCCAGAGCTAGAATATTGCGTTTCATAAGACACCTCCGAAAAGTTCCATCCATTGCTGGACGTTCAAAATTGTCCGCTCACGGCGTTGGAGCCCGTCCCGCTTCCCGGCGCGGCCGGCCCTAATGGGACCTTCCGTTGCCATTCGCGTTTTTGTTTTACCGCCAGATACAGAACAATATGCGCCGGAGAGCATCAGCTCTCCTGCTCATTTCATATAATACCTATTTGATACCACTTGTCGACCTATTAGTTTGAAATCGTGAAAATCATTTTTCACCGGCCGAATCGCCCATTCACGCAGCTTATTGGTATTATATTGGATTTGTTTTTTCAGCCTTTCAGGCTCAGAGGTATTGTTTCGCCACGTTCAGCAAATGCCGAAATCCGGCGGATTTCCGCCTGTCCGGTGTTGTCTTGTAAAGAACTGGCATTACTCCAGCCGGAACAAATGCTTTGGCCCTCTTGCGAGCTGGTTTCTGCACAGTCCTGTCCTGCACGGTCGCGGGAGCTGTTCAGTCGAGGTCCCGCTTCAGAGATCAGGCATAACAATCTGTTTTCTAAAAGAAATCAGAACCAGCCGCTTGAAACAGGCCTCCACACCCAGACCCGTTTTCCGAAACCGACCCGGGCAACAGCGCACTTGAATGGTTGCGATTGAAAAAGAAATGGCGGATGCCGCCTGTGCCGCTGCGTCTTCCACAGTGCAGCCCCAAAAACTCGCTCTTCCTGAAGCGCAACAGTCGCGCCGGCTCACGCCACCTCGTTACCACCTGCCCCAACTGCCCGCCTTTTCCGATCAGGGCAGAGCCACAAACGGTCAGGCCTAATCCTTGTCGAACAGGAAATAGTCGGGCCACAGATCCTGAAAGGTGCCGATATCGATCTGAAGCTTGTTGAGGTGGTTGTTCATATTGGCAACCGCAGCATCTGCATCGCCCTTTTCGATCGCTTCCAGAACAGCGGCATGTTCGCCGACGATCAGTTGCATCCGGCCTTCCTGCGGCAGCGTCAGCCTGCGGTAGCGCTCCACCTGCAGCCTGATCTTCTCGATCATGTTCCAGATGCCCGGGTAACCGCTGGCTGCGGCGATACCGGAATGAAAGGCATTGTCCGCCTCGTGGAAGGCCTGTTCGTCGCCTTTGTCGGCCAGCTCCTGCTCGCGCTGGACTATCGCCCGCAGCCCCATCAACTGGCTCTTGCTCGCCTTCATCGTGGCTTCGCGAACGCAGACTTCCTCCAACGCTTTCCTCGCGACGATGGCCTCGCGCAATTCGGAAACGGGAATCCTGGCAACGAAGGTGCCGGACTTCGGGAAAACGTCGACAAGGTTCTCTTCCGCCAGCCGCAAGATCGCCTCGCGAACCGGCGTTCGGCTGATGCCGTATTTTTCGGTCAGGTCTTTTTCCGCCAGCGGCGAACCGGGTGGCAGCGTGACATTTATGATCGCGTTGCGCAGGTCCTGGTAGACGATTTCCGAATTGCGGGCCGCCCGTCTGGCGGTCCCGGAAGCTGCACCGCGTGGGGGTGCATTTTTCGCTCTCGGCTTGCGCGTCTTGCCTCCGGCAGAAGGCGTTTCATCCAGTGATACGGCCATCGTCTTTCCTGAAACCAAGAGGTTCGAAGATGCAGCTGATCTGAGCCTATCTGCTTCGAATCCCTACAGTTTCTCCCCCTCTTTTCCGGTTTACTAGCAATCCAGCAAAGGGATGACCAGCCGAATTCGTTTGCATTCTTACAATATGTCATATACGTAAAATAACTTGTATACCAGTTATACAAGATAGGCCGATTGAGTGGAGGAGCTCGACCCCGGCCGACGGGAGGACAGACATGATTGGAAGAACAATGAAGCGCGGCCTTCTGGCCGCCGCGATGACACTTGCCCTGGCTGGGCAGTCCTGGGCCGCGGATCTGAAATGGGCGCATGTCTATGAGGAAGGATCCAGCTACCACAAATGGGCGCTGTGGGCCGCAGACCAGATCAAGGAAAAAACGGATGGCCGCGTGACCATCTCGGTCTACCCGGCCTCGTCACTTGGCAAGGAAGCAGAGATCAACGAAGGCCTGACCATCGGGTCCGTCGACATGATCTATACCGGACCCAACTTCGCCGAACGCGATTACGGTCCGATCGCCATTTCCGACTATCCCTTCATGCTGAAGAACTATGATCACTGGAAGGCCTACCGGGACAGTGACCTCTTCAGCGACCTTTCCAATGGCTACAGGGAAGCGACCGGTCACACGGTGATGGCCATCACCTGGTACGGCTATCGCCATGTAACTTCAAAGTTCCCGATCACCAAACCGGACGACATGAAGGGTCTGAAGATCCGTGTGCCGGATTCGCCGCTGATGGTGCTGTTCCCGAATGCGGTTGGCGCCAACCCGACACCGATCGCCTTTTCCGAAGTGTATCTGGCGTTGCAGCAGGGCGTTGTCGACGCCCAGGAAAACCCTCTACCGACGATCAAGTTCAAGAAGTTCTACGAGGTCCAGTCCAACATCAATCTGACCGGCCATATCGGCAATTCGCTGATCATCGTCGTTTCCGAAAACGCGATGGGGCAGCTGGGGGACGATGCGGCCACCGTGGACGCAGTTCTGAAGGAAGCCGCCGCGCAGAATGCGGACGAGATCTATCAGTCGGAACAGGACCTTGTGCAGTGGTTCGTTGATCAGGGCATCCAGATAAACGAAGTCGACAAGGCTGCTTTCCAAGCTGCTGTCGAGCCGATCCTGACCGATGAATCCAAGGTTCCCTATACCCAGGAACACTACGAGCGGATGCAGGCTCTCGCTCAATGACGCAAAGCAACGATGCCGTGGCTGACCAAACGAAACAAGCCACCGCACAAACGGAGCAAGGGCGCGCGGATGGCGCGCCCGAACTGCTTCACTTTGACGAGACCGAAACCGACCTCAGCGCACTGAAATGGATCGATGCCCCCGGCATTCTGGTCTTCTGGGTCCTTGCCGTGGTCGTTTTCCTCCAGTTTTTCACTCGCTATGTGCTGAACGATTCCCTCGCGTGGACCGAGGAAGTGGCCCGTTATCTGCTGATCCTGGTCTGCTTTCTTGGCGCAATCACCGCGACGCGGCGTGGTGCGCATATCACGCTCGAGTTTCTGATGCGCATGGTGCCACCGCGTCTTGCGAAAGGTCTGACCGTTCTGTCCCAGACGATCACGCTCGGTTTTTTCGCCTCCATGACCTGGATCGGTATCGAACTGACCCAGAAAACCCGGCAGAAGATGATTTCCCTGCCGATTCCGAAGGCATGGATCTACACGATCTGCGTCGTCGCTCTCGGACTGATGGCGTTCTACTCGGCCATCTGGCTGTGGCGCCGCCTTCGCCAAAGCCCCGAAGACCTCGTCCGCTCGCTGGACGACCACCTGCCAACCGATTGAAGAGTTTTCGCCGATGGCCGTCCTGTTCATGATGATGCTCCTGTTCGCCCTGATGATCATCGGGGTGCCGGTCGCTGCCGCCCTCGCCCTCGCCTCGCTCGCCTTCGTGCTGATGGAAGGCCTGCCGCCGATGATCGTGCTGGCAAACATGGTCAACGGCATTAATTCGTTTCCGCTTATTGCGGTTCCCTTCTTCATCCTTGCCGGCAACCTGATGAACTCTGCAGGCATCACGACCCGCATCTTTGCCTTCGCCCGCGCGGCGGTCGGCTGGATGCACGGCGGACTGGGTCACGTGAATGTCGGCGCGAGTGTCATCTTTGCCGGCATGTCAGGAGCCGCCGTGGCGGATGCGGGAGGTCTCGGCAACATCGAGATCAAGGCCATGCGGGACAGTGGCTACGATACGGATTTCGCGGTCGGCATCACAGCTGCCTCTTCCACTATCGGGCCGATCATACCTCCGTCTTTGCCCCTGGTTATCTACGGCGTCATCGCGGACGCTTCCATCGGCCAGCTTTTCATGGCCGGCATCGTTCCCGGCCTCATGATGGCACTGGCCCTGATGGTGATGGTTGCCTGGTACTCTCGGCAGAGGAATTATCCGCGCGATCTCAATTTCCGCTTTTCGCGGCTTGGCCAGACCTTTCTCGACGCCCTGCTTCCCCTCATGACACCGACGATCATCATCGGCGGCATCATGTTCGGTATTTTCACTCCGACGGAAGCGGCGATCGCTGCCGTCGCCTGGTGCATTTTTCTGGGTGTCGGCGTCTATCGGACGCTGAATTTCAGAAAGATCCTCAAGGTATCCTTCGAGACGGTGGAGACGACCGCAGCCATCATGCTGATCGTGGCCGCTTCCACGATTTTCGCCTGGATCCTGACGGCCAACCAGACCGCACGCCACTTTTCCGAGCTGATGGTGGCATTGACGGACAACAAGGTCGTTCTGCTACTGATCATCACGCTGATCGTGCTGGTGATCGGCCTGTTCATGGAAACAATTGCCGCCATCACCATTCTGACGCCGGTGCTGCTTCCGGTGGCCGTCGGCCTGGGTATTGATCCAGTCCATTTCGGGATCATCATGATCCTGAACCTGATGATCGGCCTTCTGACGCCCCCGGTCGGCATGGTGCTTTACGTGCTTTCAAAAGTGGCGCAAGTGCCTTTCGAGCGATGCGTGACGGCAACGGCTCCCTTCCTCGTCCCGCTGATCACGGTGCTGCTGCTGCTGACCTTCGTTCCGGCCTTTTCGATGTGGCTGCCGACACTGGTCTATCGGTAGGCGCAAATCGGCTCAATTTTCGGAAGTGCGGTTCACATCCATTTACCGGTGCCGTGTTTGACTGTGTCAATATTCCGCTAGGGAATTTTTGGCACAGCTAGGGGGCCGGAATGTTCGACAGGTTGGCATTTTCTTTTGCGGCATTTGCAGCCGTCACTTTGACGCTCGACGGTGTTCGCGCCCAATCCACGGAACCGGTGTTCTACCCGGGAACGAACGAGGGTCTGTTTCTGATCGTCACCGACATCCACTTCGACCCGTTCAGTGATCCGGCCCTCGTGCCGGCACTGGACAAGAGCCCAGTCTCCGGGTGGACGGAAATTTTCAAGGGATCTGCCGAAAACATCAAGAGTTACGGCAATGATGCCAGCTACTCGCTGATGGTCTCCGCCCTGGATGCGGCGGCAGCCCAAGGCATGACCTACGACTACGTGCTCTATACCGGTGACTACCTGAGCCACCACTTCAATGACACCTACCAGAAGACAGCGGGCGACAATCCGAAGGGCGTGACCTCGTTTGCCATCAAGACCACACAATATGTTTCCCAGCTTCTGGGCGATACCTTCGGCGACATCCCGGTCTACGGCGTTCTGGGCAACGAAGATTCAGCCTGCGGTGACTACCAGCTCGCTCCCGACAGTGCATTTCTTGAAGGTGTCGGCGAGCAGTGGGCGAAGTTGAGCCGTCAACCGGGCGGGTTCCAGGCGTTCAAGCACGACGGTTTCTACAAGGTTACGCATCCAACTGTGCCCGATCAGGACATCATCGCCCTCAGCAACGTCTACTGGGCAAAACACTATTCGGATGCCTGTAATACCAATGGTGGCGATCCCGGAAAGGACGTCATGACCTGGCTGGATGAGCAGCTTGCAGTAACGCAGCAAGCCGGCCGCAAGGCGCAGCTACTGATGCATGTTCCACCAGGGGCCGATGCCCGCGATACAGCGCGCCATGCAGACAAGGAGACGTGTGAGGCCAGTATCCACCTCTTCTGGCACGAGCATTACCTCACGGACTTTCTGGAGCTGATGTACAAATATGCCGGCACCGTCGACTACACGTTTTCCGGCCACACGCATATGGACGGCTTCACTGTCATCAATGATGCATCGGGCGAACCGCTGATTGCGAACCAGATAACGGCATCGGTCAGCCCTGTCTTCGGCAACAACCCGGCCTTTGCAGTCTTTCTATACGACAGGACCAGCGGCGCGGTGAAGGACTCGGCGACCTTCTATCTGACGAACCTCGAAGCTGCCGCCGCCGGTGCAAAACCGGACTGGCAGCTCGAATATGACTATCGCTCCACCTATGCGGTTCCGGACCTTTCCGCCGCCAGCCGGGCTTCGCTCGCCAAGACGCTTCAGAACGACGAGCCATTGCGCCAACGGTTCAGCGATCTCTATGCCGTCCAATCAGCGACCCCGGAAATCGATCTCGTCAATTGGCAGGCATATGGCTGCGCACTCGATGCCACCAGCCTGGACGCCTACAAAGCCTGCCTCTGCAGCAACAACTGACCGTGGACGCACTATTTAATCAGCCTGAGCAAGCGTGGGGTTGAGTTCTCCTCACACTCAGGCTGCCAGGCGTCGGCCTTCAGCATCGAACAGATGTGTCTTATCGAGATCCAGCGCGATGCCGACCGGATCACCGGATTTCAGCGCGAAATGCCCGTGCTCGCGCACCAGGACCTGACCGATGCCTGGCACACTTGCGTGAATGTTGGTGTCCGAGCCCAGGTGCTCGACCAGTTCGGCCGTTCCGGAAATATGAGCGACGTCTTGGGCGACGATGTTGAGATGTTCCGGCCGGACCCCCAACTCCCTTGCAGCTGCTTGCCCGTTGCTCAACCCAAGGCCTAGGCTGGCGCCGTTCTTCAGTGAAACGCCACCTTCCTTCGGTTCGATATCGAGGATGTTCATGGTCGGAGACCCGATGAACTGGGCAACGAACTTGTTGGCAGGGGTGTCGTAGAGCTCCAGAGGCGTGCCCACCTGCTGGATGTCGCCCGCATTCAGGACCACGATCCTGTCGGCCAGCGTCAGGGCTTCCACCTGGTCGTGGGTCACATAAATCATCGTCGACTTCAGACGCTGGTGCAGCCGAGCGATTTCCAATCGCATTTCGACACGCAGTGCCGCATCGAGATTGGACAGCGGCTCATCGAACAGGAAGGCGCTTGGATCACGGACGATTGCTCGGCCCATGGCGACACGCTGGCGCTGCCCGCCTGAAAGCTGCTTGGGCAGGCGTGCTGTCAGATTGCTCAGGCCAAGTGTCCTGGCAGCTTCCTGCACCTTGCTTACACGCTCCTCATTGGCCGCTTTGCGGATTTCCAGCGAGAAGCCCATGTTCCGCGCCACATCCATATGCGGATAAAGCGCATAGGACTGGAAAACCATGGCCATGTCACGATCACGGGGCGGCACTTCGTTCATGCGTTTGCCGTCTACCGTGAAGTCGCCTCCGGAAATCGGTTCCAGGCCGGCAATCATGCGCAGCAGCGTGGACTTGCCGCAGCCGGACGGGCCGACCAGTACGATGAATTCGCCATCATCGATGGAGAGGTTGATATCGCGCATCACCTCGACGGAGCCATAGGCCTTGGCGATGTTCTTGAGTTCGATACGAGCCATGGTCTGGGTCTCCTACCCCTTGACGGCGCCAGAGGTAAGCCCCTGGACCAGATAGCGCTGGATGAAGATGAAGAACAGACAGGACGGCACCAGTGCGAGCACGCCGGCGGCCATCATCTGCCCCCAGTCGACAGAGAACTTCGAAACGAAAGTCAGAAGCCCGACGGGGAAGGTCATGGTGTCGTTGGAGTTGATCAGCATGAGTGCGAAGAGCAGCTCGCTCCAGGCGGCGGTAAAGACGAAGCCTAGTGTCGCCCCAAGCCCCGGAAGCGTCAGCGGCAGAATGATTTTCCTGAGCGCTTCGAAGCGGCTGCAACCGTCAATCATGCCGGCCTCCTCCAGATCCTTCGGTATGCCGTCAAAGAAGGACTGCATCAGGAAGGTGGCGAAGGGAATGTTGAAGGCCGTGTAGACGATGATCAGGCTGGTAAGCGAGTTCAGCAGTCCGATCGCTGCAACGATCTTGTAGATCGGGGCAATGATCATCAGAAGCGGAAACATCTGGGTGATCAGCATCAGGGCGATGATCAGCCGTTTGCCGCGAAAATCGAACCGCGAGAAAGCGTATCCGGCAGCCGCCGCAATCGCCGTGGTGATGGCCGCGGTGCCAATGGACACGATCACACTGTTCTTGAAATAGGACAGGAAATCCGTTGCGATCAGAACGGTCTGGAAATTCTCGAAGGTAAACTCGCTCGGAAAGAGCGCCGTCCCTTCCGTGAAGATCAGCTTGTCCGGCGTGATCGCGATCTTGACGAGCCAGTAGAGCGGGAAAAGCGCAAAGGCGACGTAAAACGCCAGAGCCAGATATTTTCCCGTGACCGCCAGAGGCGAGCTATTACGAAGCGCACTCATCGAAGCACCTCAG includes these proteins:
- a CDS encoding carbohydrate ABC transporter permease, producing the protein MNKARTNPLNTAAMHGALILYTLIALFPVFVILVNSFKTRKAIFREPLALPDAESFSMIGYQTVMKQGDFFLYFQNSMIVTVVSLTFILLFGAMAAFALSEYRFKGNMLMGLYLALGIMIPIRIGTVAILEMMVATGLVNSLMALILVYTAQGLPLAVFILSEFMRQVSDDLKNAGRIDGLSEYTIFFRLVLPLVRPAMATVAVFNMIPIWNDLWFPLILAPAEETKTLTLGSQVFIGQFVTDWNAVLSALSMAILPVLVLYVIFSRQLIRGITSGAVK
- a CDS encoding carbohydrate ABC transporter permease, which produces MSRPRFRWHIVVFLAPAVLVYTAVMIFPLFNTLRLALYSKIDQERVFVGLQNFTTLLGDPLWSDQFWNALGNNFWFFIIHMLVQNPIGIALAAILSHPRLRFAAFYRSAIFIPTILSFVIVGFAWKLILSPIWGIAPSMLDAVGLKFLFAPWLGKEEYALTTLSLISVWQFVGIPMMLIYAALLSIPEEILEAGEIDGITGMSAFWKIKLPLILPSIGIISILTFVGNFNAFDLIYTAQGALAGPDFSTDILGTFMYRTFFGFQLQLGDPYMGSAIASAMFAIILIGVCLYLFGIQTRMRRYQL
- a CDS encoding ABC transporter substrate-binding protein, which encodes MKRNILALAMASTALFTSTAFAEDVTLTIESWRNDDLALWQEKIIPAFEASHPGIKVKFTPSAPTEYNAVLNSKLDAGSAGDLITCRPFDASLALYDAGHLADLSDMDAMNNFSDVAKAAWQTDDGSASFCVPMAAVIHGFIYNKDAFNELGIEVPTTEEEFFAALDKIKEDGTYIPMAMGTNDQWEAATMGYNNIGPNYWKGEEGRKALIAGEQKLTDEQWVAPYATLAKWAPYLGDGYEAQTYPDSQNIFTLGRAAVYPAGSWEISGFNTQADFEMGAFKPPLRNAGDKCYISDHTDIGIGMNAKTEHPEQAKEFLAWVASPEFATIFGNALPGFFPLSKTPVELEDPLAKEFASWRGECESTIRSTYQILSRGTPNLENETWGASAAAIKGTETPEALGKKLQDGLASWYEPQK
- a CDS encoding GntR family transcriptional regulator produces the protein MAVSLDETPSAGGKTRKPRAKNAPPRGAASGTARRAARNSEIVYQDLRNAIINVTLPPGSPLAEKDLTEKYGISRTPVREAILRLAEENLVDVFPKSGTFVARIPVSELREAIVARKALEEVCVREATMKASKSQLMGLRAIVQREQELADKGDEQAFHEADNAFHSGIAAASGYPGIWNMIEKIRLQVERYRRLTLPQEGRMQLIVGEHAAVLEAIEKGDADAAVANMNNHLNKLQIDIGTFQDLWPDYFLFDKD
- a CDS encoding sialic acid TRAP transporter substrate-binding protein SiaP is translated as MIGRTMKRGLLAAAMTLALAGQSWAADLKWAHVYEEGSSYHKWALWAADQIKEKTDGRVTISVYPASSLGKEAEINEGLTIGSVDMIYTGPNFAERDYGPIAISDYPFMLKNYDHWKAYRDSDLFSDLSNGYREATGHTVMAITWYGYRHVTSKFPITKPDDMKGLKIRVPDSPLMVLFPNAVGANPTPIAFSEVYLALQQGVVDAQENPLPTIKFKKFYEVQSNINLTGHIGNSLIIVVSENAMGQLGDDAATVDAVLKEAAAQNADEIYQSEQDLVQWFVDQGIQINEVDKAAFQAAVEPILTDESKVPYTQEHYERMQALAQ
- a CDS encoding TRAP transporter small permease encodes the protein MADQTKQATAQTEQGRADGAPELLHFDETETDLSALKWIDAPGILVFWVLAVVVFLQFFTRYVLNDSLAWTEEVARYLLILVCFLGAITATRRGAHITLEFLMRMVPPRLAKGLTVLSQTITLGFFASMTWIGIELTQKTRQKMISLPIPKAWIYTICVVALGLMAFYSAIWLWRRLRQSPEDLVRSLDDHLPTD
- a CDS encoding TRAP transporter large permease — protein: MAVLFMMMLLFALMIIGVPVAAALALASLAFVLMEGLPPMIVLANMVNGINSFPLIAVPFFILAGNLMNSAGITTRIFAFARAAVGWMHGGLGHVNVGASVIFAGMSGAAVADAGGLGNIEIKAMRDSGYDTDFAVGITAASSTIGPIIPPSLPLVIYGVIADASIGQLFMAGIVPGLMMALALMVMVAWYSRQRNYPRDLNFRFSRLGQTFLDALLPLMTPTIIIGGIMFGIFTPTEAAIAAVAWCIFLGVGVYRTLNFRKILKVSFETVETTAAIMLIVAASTIFAWILTANQTARHFSELMVALTDNKVVLLLIITLIVLVIGLFMETIAAITILTPVLLPVAVGLGIDPVHFGIIMILNLMIGLLTPPVGMVLYVLSKVAQVPFERCVTATAPFLVPLITVLLLLTFVPAFSMWLPTLVYR
- a CDS encoding metallophosphoesterase, with product MFDRLAFSFAAFAAVTLTLDGVRAQSTEPVFYPGTNEGLFLIVTDIHFDPFSDPALVPALDKSPVSGWTEIFKGSAENIKSYGNDASYSLMVSALDAAAAQGMTYDYVLYTGDYLSHHFNDTYQKTAGDNPKGVTSFAIKTTQYVSQLLGDTFGDIPVYGVLGNEDSACGDYQLAPDSAFLEGVGEQWAKLSRQPGGFQAFKHDGFYKVTHPTVPDQDIIALSNVYWAKHYSDACNTNGGDPGKDVMTWLDEQLAVTQQAGRKAQLLMHVPPGADARDTARHADKETCEASIHLFWHEHYLTDFLELMYKYAGTVDYTFSGHTHMDGFTVINDASGEPLIANQITASVSPVFGNNPAFAVFLYDRTSGAVKDSATFYLTNLEAAAAGAKPDWQLEYDYRSTYAVPDLSAASRASLAKTLQNDEPLRQRFSDLYAVQSATPEIDLVNWQAYGCALDATSLDAYKACLCSNN
- a CDS encoding ABC transporter ATP-binding protein codes for the protein MARIELKNIAKAYGSVEVMRDINLSIDDGEFIVLVGPSGCGKSTLLRMIAGLEPISGGDFTVDGKRMNEVPPRDRDMAMVFQSYALYPHMDVARNMGFSLEIRKAANEERVSKVQEAARTLGLSNLTARLPKQLSGGQRQRVAMGRAIVRDPSAFLFDEPLSNLDAALRVEMRLEIARLHQRLKSTMIYVTHDQVEALTLADRIVVLNAGDIQQVGTPLELYDTPANKFVAQFIGSPTMNILDIEPKEGGVSLKNGASLGLGLSNGQAAARELGVRPEHLNIVAQDVAHISGTAELVEHLGSDTNIHASVPGIGQVLVREHGHFALKSGDPVGIALDLDKTHLFDAEGRRLAA
- a CDS encoding carbohydrate ABC transporter permease translates to MSALRNSSPLAVTGKYLALAFYVAFALFPLYWLVKIAITPDKLIFTEGTALFPSEFTFENFQTVLIATDFLSYFKNSVIVSIGTAAITTAIAAAAGYAFSRFDFRGKRLIIALMLITQMFPLLMIIAPIYKIVAAIGLLNSLTSLIIVYTAFNIPFATFLMQSFFDGIPKDLEEAGMIDGCSRFEALRKIILPLTLPGLGATLGFVFTAAWSELLFALMLINSNDTMTFPVGLLTFVSKFSVDWGQMMAAGVLALVPSCLFFIFIQRYLVQGLTSGAVKG